A single window of Nicotiana sylvestris chromosome 3, ASM39365v2, whole genome shotgun sequence DNA harbors:
- the LOC104216309 gene encoding probable calcium-binding protein CML15, with protein MQMIKPLLLEGKKGGNQIMSILQVDQLDQLRNIFSRFDMDDDGSLTHLELAALLRSLGIKPSGDQIHVLLANMDSNGNGAVEFDELVNAIMPDLINGEILENQGQLLEVFRSFDRDGNGYITLAELAGSMAKMGQPLTYRELTEIIKEADVDGDGVISFNEFATVMARSAAEFLGIPIS; from the coding sequence ATGCAAATGATCAAGCCATTATTATTAGAGGGGAAAAAAGGAGGAAATCAAATTATGTCAATTCTTCAAGTTGATCAACTTGACCAATTACGAAACATATTTTCAAGATTTGACATGGACGATGATGGTAGTCTCACACATTTAGAACTAGCTGCACTATTACGTTCGTTGGGTATAAAACCATCTGGGGATCAAATTCATGTTCTTTTAGCCAACATGGATTCTAATGGAAATGGAGCTGTGGAATTTGATGAACTTGTTAATGCCATTATGCCAGATTTAATTAATGGAGAAATATTGGAAAATCAAGGACAGCTTTTGGAAGTTTTTCGATCGTTTGATCGAGATGGCAATGGTTATATTACGTTGGCGGAGTTGGCTGGATCAATGGCTAAGATGGGACAGCCGTTAACGTATCGTGAACTAACGGAGATAATTAAAGAGGCTGATGTTGATGGAGATGGTGTCATTAGTTTTAATGAGTTTGCAACTGTTATGGCTAGGTCTGCTGCAGAATTTCTTGGCATCCCTATTTCATAA
- the LOC104216308 gene encoding G patch domain-containing protein TGH — protein MDGDEEDFVFYGTPIEREEDVTSRKKKAVAEASGQLRTLAPWKQEVTDEEGRRRFHGAFTGGFSAGYYNTVGSKEGWTPQSFTSSRKNRAEFKQQSLFNFLDDDEKAEMEGRLGTSMQYDTFGFTAAEVARKQAEKEQNQRPSAIPGPVPDEVVLPATESIGLKLLQKMGWRCGRSIKDSHTDSLYNARREARKAFLAFSFADVNTQPLRSGLVEDAADNIVDLPTDDGSQFSKSTPVYVLNPKEDLHGLGYDPYKHAPEFREKKRSRMSKSREIGHREPLVLKDSLFGFKSGRVAPGFGIGALEDLDVEDEDVYASGYDFEETYVEEVEEPSRPKVENLKLLDRKAHDVLPGFSAASKSDYQLERFDPPAIPQNFVPHHKFAAPLDFDYKTSDLPPPDVPPPEDNNLRILIEGLATLVARSGKLLEDISREKNQFNPLFGFLNGGMGRDYYARKLWEERQKRNDQGKQQVDAKMSRNVQKMTAESRGQILGEKPIERSLRDANTAGISADVINFPSNLSDTFTKPASVTELPEAAKPFQDDPAKQERFEQFLKEKYHGGLRPKDGGGASNMSEAARARERLEFESVAEAINKGKLGKESVPPNEFFSSTLATAGLQFTSGAELPKFGKDDGLAAAKMYPKREKFQWRPSPLLCKRFDLNDPYMGKPPPAPRSRSKLDSLVFLPDSVKAAKLEEDDVSGDRIESSLRVQEGRKEGKLMVDQEIEVETEPENVERPVDLYKAIFSDDSDDEAETSNQNVAEYPQKKVEAANTTLNRLIAGDFLESLGKELGLEVPVDMPLPENKTSNPAKKDAVPVDLGAKSINQTGNASSASHTVGADLSDPVLAVGNSNQNISREGRSSREGTIDINSQRNGRGGSVTERYGDDVEKNRFEKETQAHILAKAKGDQHQNKSSSSSEDEIDRKRRRAHRSSSPDGDASSHSSEDYKDRHRSRSRKKKSSQEKSSRRHSKHHKHRRRDSRSPSRHSRHGGSEKERREAKREKRRYRN, from the exons ATGGATGGCGACGAGGAAGATTTCGTATTCTACGGAACACCTATAGAACGAGAAGAAGATGTGACCAGCCGCAAGAAGAAGGCCGTCGCTGAGGCCTCTGGCCAGTTGCGAACCCTTGCCCCATGGAAACAAGAG GTCACAGATGAAGAGGGACGGAGGAGATTTCATGGGGCATTTACTGGTGGCTTTTCCGCTGGATACTACAATACAGTTGGCTCTAAAGAGG GATGGACTCCGCAGTCATTTACGTCGTCCAGGAAAAACAGAGCTGAATTCAAACAACAGAGTCTCTTTAACTTCTTGGATGATGATGAGAAAGCT GAAATGGAGGGTCGTCTGGGGACATCGATGCAGTATGATACATTTGGATTTACTGCTGCTGAAGTTGCTCGTAAACAAGCTGAGAAGGAGCAAAATCAGAG GCCCTCTGCTATACCTGGACCAGTTCCGGACGAAGTGGTACTTCCAGCGACAGAGTCCATTG GGCTCAAATTACTGCAGAAGATGGGATGGCGATGTGGTCGCTCAATTAAGGACTCACATACTGATTCCCTATATA ATGCTAGGAGAGAGGCAAGAAAAGCTTTTCTTGCATTTTCTTTTGCTGATGTCAACACACAACCTTTGCGCTCAGGGCTAGTTGAAGATGCTGCTGATAATATTGTGGATCTACCAACTGATGATGGGAGTCAGTTTTCGAAGAGCACACCG GTTTATGTGCTAAACCCAAAGGAGGACTTGCATGGTTTAGGCTATGATCCTTACAAACATGCTCCTGAGTTTAGAG AAAAGAAGAGGTCACGGATGTCTAAGAGTAGGGAAATCGGGCATCGAGAACCTCTAGTCTTGAAGGATAGCCTATTTGGTTTCAAAT CAGGAAGGGTTGCTCCTGGATTTGGTATTGGGGCACTTGAAGATCTTGATGTTGAAGATGAAGATGTGTATGCATCAG GTTATGACTTCGAAGAGACTTATGTCGAGGAAGTTGAAGAGCCTTCAAGACCAAAGGTGGAGAATCTGAAACTGTTGGACAGGAAGGCGCATGATGTTTTACCTGGTTTTAGTGCTGCTTCAAAGTCCGATTATCAGCTGGAAAG ATTTGATCCTCCAGCGATTCCACAGAATTTTGTTCCCCATCATAAGTTTGCAGCTCCGCTTGACTTTGATTACAAGACTTCAGATCTCCCTCCCCCTGATGTTCCTCCTCCAGAGGATAATAATCTTAGAATCTTGATTGAAGGGTTGGCTACATTAGTAGCTCGTTCCGGTAAATTACTTGAGGACATTTCTAGAGAGAAAAATCAGTTCAACCCTTTATTTGGTTTCCTGAATGGAGGAATGGGTCGTGACTATTATGCAAGGAAACTTTGGGAGGAGAGACAGAAACGTAATGATCAAGGCAAACAACAGGTGGATGCAAAAATGTCTCGGAATGTGCAGAAGATGACCGCGGAAAGCCGCGGTCAGATATTAGGAGAGAAGCCTATCGAAAGAAGTTTGAGAGACGCAAATACTGCTGGTATATCTGCTGATGTGATCAATTTCCCATCCAATCTTTCAGATACATTTACTAAACCTGCTTCAGTG ACTGAACTTCCTGAAGCTGCAAAGCCTTTCCAAGATGATCCTGCTAAGCAAGAAAGGTTCGAGCAGTTTCTGAAGGAAAAATACCACGGAGGTCTTCGCCCTAAAGATGGTGGTGGAGCAAGTAATATGTCAGAAGCTGCTCGTGCTCGTGAAAGGTTAGAATTTGAATCTGTAGCCGAGgcaataaataaaggaaaattgGGAAAGGAAAGTGTTCCGCCTAATGAGTTTTTCTCAAGTACGTTAGCTACTGCAGGATTGCAATTCACTTCTGGAGCTGAG CTACCTAAATTTGGTAAAGATGATGGTTTAGCGGCAGCAAAAATGTATCCAAAACGGGAGAAATTCCAGTGGCGACCTTCACCTCTTCTTTGCAAGCGCTTTGATCTTAATGACCCTTATATGGGCAAG CCACCCCCAGCTCCACGCTCGAGGAGCAAATTGGACTCACTTGTATTTTTGCCTGATTCTGTTAAAGCTGCAAAGCTTGAAGAAGATGATGTTTCTGGGGATAGGATCGAATCCTCTCTCCGAGTCCAGGAAGGCCGTAAAGAAGGAAAACTAATGGTTGACCAGGAAATTGAGGTTGAGACAGAACCAGAAAATGTTGAAAGGCCTGTTGATTTGTACAAG GCTATATTCTCTGATGATTCGGATGATGAAGCAGAAACTAGCAATCAGAATGTTGCAGAGTATCCTCAAAAGAAGGTTGAAGCTGCTAATACAACTTTAAATCGCTTAATAGCTGGTGACTTCTTAGAATCATTGGGCAAAGAACTAGGTTTGGAGGTTCCTGTCGATATGCCTTTGCCAGAAAACAAAACCAGTAACCCAGCTAAAAAGGATGCTGTTCCGGTAGATCTGGGAGCAAAGAGCATTAACCAAACTGGTAATGCATCATCCGCCTCCCACACTGTTGGTGCGGATTTGTCAGATCCAGTATTGGCAGTAGGAAATAGTAATCAGAACATCTCTCGAGAAGGTAGATCTAGTAGAGAAGGAACTATAGATATCAACTCTCAGAGAAATGGTCGCGGAGGAAGTGTAACTGAAAGATACGGGGATGATGTTGAAAAAAATAGGTTTGAAAAGGAAACTCAAGCACATATACTTGCAAAAGCAAAAGGAGATCAGCACCAAAATAAGAGCAGCAGTTCATCAGAAGATGAAATTGATAGAAAGCGCAGGCGAGCTCACAGAAGCAGCAGTCCAGATGGGGATGCCTCTTCTCATTCATCCGAAGATTATAAAGACCGTCATCGTTCAAGGTCACGAAAGAAAAAATCATCTCAGGAAAAGAGTAGTAGAAGGCACTCAAAGCACCATAAACATAGAAGGAGAGACTCTCGAAGTCCTAGTAGACATTCTCGTCACGGTGGTTCAGAAAAAGAACGTAGAGAAGCTAAGAGAGAGAAGCGTAGATACAGGAACTGA